The Salvia miltiorrhiza cultivar Shanhuang (shh) chromosome 1, IMPLAD_Smil_shh, whole genome shotgun sequence genome has a window encoding:
- the LOC131012073 gene encoding uncharacterized protein LOC131012073, whose protein sequence is MGESVSAVIQQKLPPKRKDPGMFTIIGNTGGTNMDKAMMDLGPFINVMSLAIYKRLNIEERRNTRAVIQFADRSNAYPEGVVEDVLIKVGDLIFPADFYVLDTGPEAGENAILLGRSFMMTAETKIDMKTGVFTCEFDGVMEEFKIYETMKRKQQVETVDMIDAFKPLTQEYGIEFG, encoded by the coding sequence ATGGGCGAGAGTGTGTCGGCAGTGATCCAACAAAAGCTACCCCCAAAACggaaggatccagggatgttcaccaTTATAGGCAATACAGGAGGAACTAACATGGACAAGGCAATGATGGACTTGGGACCTTTCATAAATGTGATGTCGTTAGCCATCTACAAAAGATTGAACATCGAAGAACGGAGGAACACCCGTGCGGTCATACAGTTTGCTGATCGGTCCAATGCTTACCCAGAAGGTGTGGTGGAAGATGTGCTGATAAAGGTTGGAGATTTGATCTTTCCCGCTGATTTCTACGTTTTGGACACTGGACCAGAGGCTGGAGAGAATGCCATATTACTTGGAAGATCATTCATGATGACCGCAGAAACTAAGATTGATATGAAAACCGGAGTCTTCACATGTGAATTTGATGGAGTTATGGAGGAATTCAAAATCTATGAAACTATGAAGAGAAAACAACAAGTGGAGACTGTGGACATGATCGATGCATTTAAACCACTTACACAAGAATATGGAATTGAGTTCGGTTAA